The following DNA comes from Pseudomonadota bacterium.
CCGCGACACCGCCGACCACCGCCGCCGAGCCGAGCAGGAATACCCGCCGGGTAGTGTTCATGCGTGCGCTTCCCGAAGCTTGGCCGCTGCCGACTTGACCGCCTCGCGGATGCGCACGTAGGTGCCACAGCGGCATAGGTTGCCCGAGAGGGCCGCGTCGATGTCGGCGTCGCTGGGATCACGGTTGCGCGAGAGCAGGGAAACGGCGGACACCACCATACCGGGCTGGCAGTAGCCACACTGGGCGACCTGGTGCTCGATCCAAGCGGCCTGCACGGCGTGCTGCGCGGCGGGCGTGCCGATCCCCTCTATGGTGGTGACCTTGCCGCGCAGGCCAGCGATTGGGATTGCGCAAGCACGCGTTGCCTGCCCGTCGAGGAGCACGCTGCACGCGCCGCACAAGCCGACGCCGCAGCCGTACTTTGTGCCCACGAGGCCAAGCTCCTCTCGCAGCACCCAGAGCAAGGGCATCTCACCGGCGACGTCGACTTCGTGATCGACGCCATTGACATTCAGGGTAAACACAGGCGGTGCGTCCGAACAGGCGTGAACCAACGATAGGGTACCGCCCGAGACTTCGCAAAGGACAGACGATCCGCATGACTCACGAACGCCAAAGAACCTTGCGCCTCGGGCGTCCCAGCACTAGGGCGAACACGATGAAGTGGTGGATGGATACTGCCAGCGAAAGACTGCTCGCTACTCCGCCGGCAGCGTTGGCATGCTCAGCGCGTATCGATCGACCAGAAATGAGTTCTCGAGCGTGTGCTTGGCGACCAGACGCTGTAGGGTTTCGGTCACCTCAGCGAGCCGCGCTTCTTGCTCGCCAAAGGCGGCACGGTACAGGCTTAGATAGGTGCCGTAGAGGTACCAGGGTGCTTCGTCGATCGGCTGCTCGGCCAGGGCCTTGAGGGTGCTTCGGGCATCCTCTGCGGCACCCAGGTTGAGCTGCTGGACGGTCTGCGCCAGGGTCAGGCAGAGCTGGTACAGGAGATCGCCGGTGGCGGCGGCGGGATCTCGCGCAAGCGCGCCCTCTTGCGCATCCGCCTCCTCGTGCATGCCGAGCTGACGATAGAACAGCACGGAGAGCGCGCGGCTGCGGTACTCGCCGACACCGTCCGAATAATCCCGATCGCTCACGGACAGGGTGCGCTCGATCACCTCTTGCGCCTTGCCGTACTCGCCGCGCGCCATCTCGAGCATGGCGAGGTAGGGGTAGGTGATCGTCCACTCGGCGATGGGCGTACCCGCGAGCACCTCATACACTTCGTAGGATTCCTCGAGCGCTGCGTGCGCCTTCTCCAAGTCGTTCACTTGCAGGGCGGAGAAGCCGAGCAAGCCCAAGGCCAGGGCGCGCAAGGGATGCACGTCCGCACCGCCCGATGCCTCCCAGTACTCGAAACCTTGCTCGTAGTACGCGATGGCAGCGGCGTGATCACCCAACTTCGATCTGTTATAGCCAAGGTCGCCTACGGAGGACGCTAAGCGCGCGTAGTTGGTGGGATCGTAAGTCTCCAACCAGTCGATCGAGGCTTGCGCGAACTTGGGCGCCTCCGCTAACGCTTCGGGGCTGCCGTGGATGTTGGAGACGATCGACATGTTGATGTAGCTCAGCTCCCGCATTGGGTGACTCGCCGGTAACTCGGCATCGGCGAGCACGGTGGCGGCGCGGGCCTGTGCCACGGCCTGCTCTCCCAGGGCCCAGATGCTGAGCGACTCACTCAGCGCCACCATCAGCTCCACGCGGGTGGCGACGGGCAGGTCACGACTATCTTCGAGGTGCACCGA
Coding sequences within:
- a CDS encoding (2Fe-2S)-binding protein, with translation MFTLNVNGVDHEVDVAGEMPLLWVLREELGLVGTKYGCGVGLCGACSVLLDGQATRACAIPIAGLRGKVTTIEGIGTPAAQHAVQAAWIEHQVAQCGYCQPGMVVSAVSLLSRNRDPSDADIDAALSGNLCRCGTYVRIREAVKSAAAKLREAHA